A portion of the Stigmatella aurantiaca DW4/3-1 genome contains these proteins:
- a CDS encoding carboxypeptidase-like regulatory domain-containing protein, which produces MSLSKRAARKWLLLCGVLGGASVLGGACGVPEAEVEPREQQVSSLADCRPVQGATTVCGVIVNTAGAAIGGAEVVLQGVRTTSAADGSFSVSVAPLSPGAPLTLTAQGYMPHVGAVTRNVLGARFVLHTLYRQTFSGGSPTVTDPRSGAAISVNLDRLQTLDGTAPIKPFTVGVRFIDTGLLAMPGTDGAVNLAGKAVFLETRGAIYTEVRDARGSLLRLAAGTTAQVFIPIAGSMTGSAPQSIALWTMPSGTNQWRQQPGAASKTSNPVRCAVKEVATCDADACDQPSQGRYVGNIPEIGFINADIEKINPACLRVELNAAALPPGTSLPICLDLEIAIPGGGTQTRTLCMGDGTDVMYNLPPNANITVRQATGFGCPAPPSTSLSVNTGAPWGGTGVPSPSQCNGVLTLPPLP; this is translated from the coding sequence ATGTCACTGTCCAAGAGAGCGGCAAGGAAGTGGTTGTTGTTGTGCGGCGTGCTGGGGGGCGCCTCGGTGCTAGGTGGCGCCTGTGGCGTGCCCGAGGCCGAGGTCGAGCCGCGCGAGCAGCAGGTCTCCTCTCTCGCCGACTGTCGTCCTGTCCAGGGCGCCACGACCGTTTGCGGCGTGATCGTCAACACGGCGGGCGCGGCCATTGGCGGAGCAGAGGTGGTCCTCCAGGGCGTGCGGACGACGTCCGCCGCGGACGGCTCGTTCTCCGTCTCTGTCGCGCCGCTGAGTCCGGGCGCGCCGCTGACCCTCACCGCGCAGGGCTACATGCCGCATGTCGGTGCCGTGACACGCAACGTGCTCGGGGCCCGCTTTGTACTGCACACCTTGTACCGGCAGACCTTCTCAGGGGGCAGCCCCACCGTGACGGATCCCCGCAGCGGCGCGGCCATCAGCGTGAACCTGGACAGGCTGCAGACCCTCGACGGGACCGCGCCCATCAAGCCCTTTACAGTGGGTGTGCGCTTCATCGACACGGGCCTGCTGGCGATGCCAGGGACCGACGGCGCCGTCAACCTGGCCGGCAAGGCCGTCTTCCTGGAGACGCGTGGCGCCATCTACACCGAGGTCCGTGACGCGCGGGGCAGCCTGCTCCGGCTTGCCGCAGGTACGACGGCCCAGGTGTTCATCCCCATCGCCGGAAGCATGACCGGGTCCGCGCCGCAGAGCATCGCCCTGTGGACGATGCCCTCAGGCACCAATCAGTGGCGCCAGCAGCCGGGCGCGGCCTCGAAGACGAGCAACCCGGTCCGGTGTGCGGTCAAGGAAGTGGCCACATGCGACGCGGACGCGTGCGATCAACCCTCCCAGGGCCGATACGTGGGCAACATCCCTGAAATTGGCTTCATCAACGCGGACATCGAGAAGATCAACCCCGCGTGCCTGCGAGTCGAGCTGAACGCCGCCGCGCTGCCGCCCGGCACCTCGTTGCCCATTTGCCTGGATCTGGAGATCGCCATTCCTGGCGGCGGTACCCAAACGCGCACCCTGTGCATGGGCGACGGCACGGACGTCATGTACAACCTGCCCCCCAACGCCAACATCACCGTGCGCCAGGCGACGGGCTTTGGCTGCCCGGCTCCGCCCAGCACCAGCCTGAGCGTCAACACGGGCGCGCCGTGGGGCGGCACTGGCGTACCCAGTCCCAGCCAGTGCAACGGGGTGCTGACGCTTCCGCCGCTGCCGTGA
- a CDS encoding MEDS domain-containing protein, whose amino-acid sequence MFSPLLTPSGIPAIGAIPWGSHFCQFYSTAGELVELLVPFFKAGLERNEQCLWVTTDVLSVEEAKTALRKDVPQLEVYLQEGRLEIIGHQDWALRHRHLRAQEKVHAWLGYKEQALARGRDGLRLAGGACWLEDRGGADFAAYEAKVNEVFPRHEVIALCSVCLSRCRSEGVLDVVRNHQLTLAKNQGQWEVLESATLKQAKEELFQINAQLDLRVRERTAALEASLQVRNRAEQEALAAVRARDEFLSMASHELKTPLTSLKLQLELVKGAMAGADSALFQRLAPKMRTMERQIQRLQALNGSLLDVATLDGGRMRMDFQWVNLASLIEEAVERLDPDFERAGCEVLLHVEGETQGQWDPMRLDQVVVNLLSNAAKYGAGKPIHILLQRSGNRVSLAVKDQGIGISSEAQARLFRKFERAVPARHYGGLGLGLYISRMLVEAMGGTLQVDSLPGQGATFTVSLPCGLERHASVSPEELQAR is encoded by the coding sequence TTGTTCTCTCCATTGCTCACGCCCAGTGGAATCCCGGCAATTGGTGCCATCCCTTGGGGAAGCCACTTCTGCCAGTTCTATTCGACTGCGGGCGAGCTGGTGGAGCTGCTCGTCCCGTTTTTCAAGGCAGGGCTCGAGCGCAATGAACAGTGCTTGTGGGTAACCACGGACGTCCTGAGCGTGGAGGAGGCCAAGACGGCCTTGCGCAAGGACGTCCCCCAGCTGGAGGTGTACCTCCAGGAGGGACGGCTGGAGATCATCGGCCACCAGGACTGGGCCCTGCGCCACCGGCACTTGCGCGCCCAGGAGAAGGTCCACGCGTGGTTGGGCTACAAGGAGCAGGCCCTGGCGCGGGGACGCGATGGGCTGCGGCTCGCGGGGGGGGCCTGCTGGCTGGAAGACAGGGGGGGGGCGGACTTCGCGGCTTACGAGGCGAAGGTCAACGAGGTCTTTCCGCGGCACGAAGTCATCGCCCTGTGCAGCGTCTGCCTGAGCCGGTGCCGGTCCGAGGGCGTTCTGGATGTGGTGCGCAACCACCAGCTCACGCTGGCGAAGAACCAGGGGCAGTGGGAGGTGCTGGAGAGCGCTACCCTGAAGCAGGCGAAGGAGGAACTGTTCCAGATCAACGCGCAGCTCGACCTGCGCGTGAGGGAGCGCACGGCCGCGCTCGAGGCGTCACTCCAGGTGCGCAACCGCGCCGAGCAGGAGGCCTTGGCCGCGGTGCGTGCGCGGGACGAATTTCTGTCCATGGCCTCCCATGAGCTCAAGACGCCGCTGACCTCGCTCAAGCTTCAGCTGGAGCTGGTGAAGGGGGCGATGGCCGGGGCTGACAGCGCGCTGTTCCAGCGGTTGGCGCCCAAGATGCGGACCATGGAGCGGCAGATCCAGCGGCTCCAGGCCCTCAATGGCAGCCTCCTGGACGTGGCGACGCTGGATGGCGGGCGGATGCGCATGGACTTCCAGTGGGTGAATCTCGCATCGCTGATCGAAGAGGCCGTGGAGCGGCTGGATCCCGACTTCGAGCGCGCGGGTTGCGAGGTTCTCCTGCACGTCGAGGGAGAGACCCAGGGGCAGTGGGACCCGATGCGCCTGGACCAGGTGGTGGTGAACCTTCTGTCGAATGCGGCCAAGTATGGGGCTGGCAAACCCATTCACATCCTGCTCCAGCGCAGCGGCAATCGTGTCTCGCTTGCCGTGAAGGACCAGGGGATTGGCATCTCCTCCGAGGCCCAGGCCCGGCTGTTCCGAAAGTTCGAGAGGGCCGTGCCCGCGAGGCATTACGGGGGGCTGGGGCTGGGGCTCTACATCAGCCGGATGTTGGTGGAGGCGATGGGAGGGACTCTTCAGGTGGATTCCTTGCCGGGGCAGGGGGCCACCTTCACCGTGTCGCTTCCGTGTGGTCTGGAGCGCCATGCCAGCGTGTCTCCCGAGGAATTGCAGGCACGCTGA
- a CDS encoding Hsp70 family protein — protein sequence MTAAQIQVTDCPLDRVRPPEASTRSLGPVIAVDLGTTMCRVAVLKQGTAVCVPTGRADGTPSFVALGPGGRVVTGSAARQQQASVPALATWGIKGLLAAPFGDPKMRWLYDQLRCQLVKGDDGLPAAVLGNRTFAARELAAMLLVEARERAQNFLSQPIYRAVVTVPPTRKEDPLPQTMTAAAALAGLHLERVISEPTAVALGAFPRRPGKAERTAVVCDWGGGHFQASLVRYSARQCQVLATDGNVSLCGFELDKRVLERLLRSFPQGVRLAADRTNPAALYRLAGAAEFAKIQLSEQTETRIRVPLATVNAAGQAGDFETVFTRKELESMAKPLIDSALRLCEQVLSQKTMFPGDVDEVLLVGEQCRMPLFRQRVQEFFVQVPIHLDEPGQAAVLSAVRLGGNSTPPPASSPPRSVPPGPIRR from the coding sequence ATGACCGCGGCGCAGATCCAAGTCACCGATTGTCCCCTGGACCGGGTCCGGCCGCCGGAAGCCTCGACCCGTTCTCTGGGGCCCGTCATCGCCGTGGACCTTGGGACGACGATGTGCCGCGTCGCCGTCCTCAAGCAGGGGACGGCCGTGTGCGTCCCGACCGGGCGCGCCGATGGGACACCTTCGTTCGTGGCGCTTGGCCCCGGGGGGCGCGTCGTGACGGGGTCCGCCGCCCGCCAGCAGCAGGCCTCCGTGCCCGCGCTGGCCACATGGGGCATCAAGGGGCTGCTGGCGGCCCCCTTCGGGGATCCGAAGATGCGCTGGCTGTACGACCAGCTGCGCTGCCAGCTCGTCAAAGGGGATGACGGACTGCCTGCCGCGGTGCTGGGCAACCGCACCTTCGCCGCGCGGGAGCTGGCCGCCATGCTGCTCGTCGAAGCGCGGGAGCGGGCCCAGAACTTCCTGAGCCAGCCCATCTACCGGGCGGTGGTTACCGTGCCGCCCACGCGCAAGGAGGATCCGCTGCCGCAGACGATGACGGCGGCGGCGGCCCTGGCGGGGCTGCACCTCGAGCGTGTCATTTCAGAGCCCACTGCCGTGGCGCTGGGCGCCTTCCCTCGGCGGCCCGGCAAGGCCGAGCGCACCGCCGTCGTCTGCGACTGGGGGGGAGGCCACTTCCAGGCAAGCCTCGTGCGGTATTCGGCGCGTCAGTGCCAGGTGCTCGCCACGGACGGCAACGTGTCCCTGTGTGGCTTCGAGCTGGACAAGCGCGTGCTGGAGCGCCTGCTGCGCTCGTTTCCGCAGGGAGTCCGGCTGGCGGCGGACCGCACCAACCCCGCGGCCCTCTACCGGCTGGCGGGGGCCGCGGAGTTCGCGAAGATCCAGCTCTCGGAGCAGACGGAAACCCGGATCCGGGTGCCCCTGGCCACGGTGAACGCCGCTGGGCAGGCCGGAGACTTCGAGACGGTTTTCACCCGGAAGGAACTGGAGTCGATGGCCAAGCCGCTCATCGACTCGGCGCTGCGCCTGTGCGAGCAGGTGCTCAGCCAGAAGACGATGTTCCCGGGCGATGTGGACGAGGTGCTGCTGGTGGGGGAGCAGTGCCGGATGCCCCTGTTCCGCCAACGCGTCCAGGAGTTCTTCGTCCAGGTCCCCATTCACCTCGATGAACCGGGCCAGGCCGCCGTGCTGAGCGCCGTGCGCTTGGGGGGCAACTCGACGCCGCCGCCTGCGTCCTCGCCGCCCCGCTCGGTGCCGCCTGGGCCCATCCGTCGTTAG
- the secF gene encoding protein translocase subunit SecF, with protein sequence MQLIKNKTNIDFIGKRKIAVYISTLVNLAILVGIAVFGFNFGVDFAGGTVVELKFKSAISPAEVRKRAEDGGLHDVSVQGIGSSDENTFLLRMGGVTQLTEQNAETAKASLQGLGSVSNVYADLSNGIINFRSATTLTPQAIKAAVEKSGTGVQEVRELGSAQGSSGFDYQVVASGMADKVFSALSQGQASPDFEQRRVDYVGPQVGKQLRNRGIMALVYAMFAILVYVAFRFDFKFGPGALLAMLHDVVMVAGFYLVSRREFNLTSIAALLTIVGYSVNDTIVIYDRIREDMNKYQGKPLAEVINIAINDTLGRTILTSGTTALSLVGLLIFGVGEIWDFAAAMLVGILVGTYSSVYIASPLTIWLDERAAAREGKAPLDPKTA encoded by the coding sequence ATGCAGCTCATCAAGAACAAGACGAACATCGACTTCATCGGCAAGCGCAAGATTGCCGTCTACATCTCCACGCTCGTGAACCTGGCGATCCTGGTGGGGATCGCCGTCTTCGGCTTCAACTTCGGCGTCGACTTCGCGGGCGGCACCGTGGTGGAGCTGAAGTTCAAGAGCGCCATCTCTCCGGCCGAGGTGCGCAAGCGCGCCGAGGACGGGGGCCTGCACGATGTGTCGGTGCAGGGCATTGGCTCCTCGGACGAGAACACGTTCCTGCTGCGCATGGGCGGCGTCACGCAGCTCACTGAGCAGAACGCGGAGACGGCCAAGGCCTCCCTCCAGGGCCTGGGCTCCGTGAGCAACGTCTACGCGGACCTCTCCAACGGCATCATCAACTTCCGGTCCGCCACCACGCTCACCCCTCAGGCCATCAAGGCCGCGGTGGAGAAGTCGGGCACCGGCGTGCAGGAAGTGCGCGAGCTGGGCTCGGCGCAGGGAAGCAGCGGGTTCGACTACCAGGTGGTCGCCAGCGGCATGGCGGACAAGGTGTTCTCCGCGCTGAGCCAGGGCCAGGCGTCGCCCGACTTCGAGCAGCGGCGCGTGGACTACGTGGGTCCCCAGGTGGGCAAGCAGCTGCGCAACCGCGGCATCATGGCGCTGGTGTACGCGATGTTCGCCATCCTCGTGTACGTGGCGTTCCGGTTCGACTTCAAGTTCGGCCCCGGCGCGCTGCTGGCCATGTTGCACGACGTGGTGATGGTGGCCGGCTTCTATCTGGTGAGCCGGCGCGAGTTCAACCTCACCTCCATCGCGGCGCTGCTGACGATCGTCGGCTACTCGGTCAACGACACCATCGTCATCTATGACCGCATTCGCGAGGACATGAACAAGTACCAGGGCAAGCCGCTGGCGGAGGTCATCAACATCGCCATCAACGACACCCTGGGCCGCACGATCCTCACCTCGGGCACCACCGCCCTGTCACTGGTCGGCCTGCTTATCTTCGGTGTGGGCGAGATCTGGGACTTCGCCGCGGCGATGCTGGTCGGCATCCTCGTGGGCACCTACTCGTCCGTGTACATCGCCAGCCCGCTGACCATCTGGCTGGATGAGCGCGCCGCGGCCCGCGAGGGCAAGGCCCCGTTGGATCCGAAGACGGCCTGA
- the secD gene encoding protein translocase subunit SecD, whose product MDRGWWWKFGVIVAVTLGTVWFLVPTYYSLAVLDRSERNNLAVLEERLPAWAPPAKYRLNLGLDLQGGIHMVMRVDTKTALQKRTERRGQQIVRYITQDKKLGELKADSNPERLTLTLTAADPATMDAIEKEVLTTFNDFTKVGREGATLTLAPDESQTNFFRGEAVDQAMLVIRNRIDKWGVAELDVRKMGTDSIQISLPGRSDPEQAKELVGTTAQLEFRMVDDTNPAFFQQMFEKTAPPENSNITVTSEEGFPQLQGPNREALLAYVNDKVPEGREVLLECVANPLKKNECLSYRSYLVEKESPLTGESLSSADARFSELNEPEVNITFDAAGAREFERLTEAGVGRRMAIILDDYVQSAPRINEKIAGGSARITMGNPGGKSREEWFSEAQTLALVLKAGALPAPVTTGEIRQVGASMGDELIRKGSLAAIVGLALVVAFMALYYKGAGLIADAALLLNGLLILAGLAIFNATLTLPGIAGFVLTLGVAVDANVLINERIREELSHGKTARQAVDQGYDRAFWTIFDSHVTALIAGFILFATGTGPIRGFATTLIVGLIASLYTSIVVTRTITTYFVHGRNAQTVSV is encoded by the coding sequence ATGGACCGCGGCTGGTGGTGGAAATTTGGAGTGATTGTCGCGGTGACGCTGGGGACCGTGTGGTTCCTCGTGCCCACCTATTACTCGCTGGCGGTGCTGGACCGCTCGGAGCGCAACAACCTGGCCGTGTTGGAGGAGCGTCTGCCCGCGTGGGCGCCCCCGGCGAAGTACCGGCTCAACCTGGGGCTGGATCTCCAGGGCGGCATCCACATGGTGATGCGGGTGGACACCAAGACGGCCCTCCAGAAGCGCACCGAGCGCCGGGGCCAGCAGATCGTCCGCTACATCACCCAGGACAAGAAGCTGGGAGAGCTGAAGGCGGACTCGAACCCCGAGCGGCTGACGCTGACGCTGACGGCGGCGGATCCGGCCACCATGGACGCCATCGAGAAGGAGGTGCTCACCACCTTCAACGACTTCACCAAGGTGGGCCGGGAGGGCGCCACGCTGACGCTGGCCCCGGACGAGAGCCAGACGAACTTCTTCCGCGGTGAGGCCGTGGACCAGGCCATGCTCGTCATCCGCAACCGCATCGACAAGTGGGGCGTGGCGGAGCTCGACGTGCGCAAGATGGGCACCGACTCCATCCAGATCTCCCTGCCGGGCCGCTCGGACCCGGAGCAGGCCAAGGAGTTGGTGGGCACCACCGCGCAGCTCGAGTTCCGGATGGTGGACGACACCAACCCCGCCTTCTTCCAGCAGATGTTCGAGAAGACCGCGCCCCCGGAGAACAGCAACATCACCGTCACCTCGGAGGAGGGCTTCCCGCAGCTCCAGGGCCCCAACCGGGAGGCGCTGCTGGCGTACGTGAACGACAAGGTGCCGGAGGGCCGCGAGGTGCTGCTGGAGTGCGTGGCCAACCCGCTGAAGAAGAACGAGTGCCTGTCGTACCGCAGCTACCTCGTGGAGAAGGAGTCCCCGCTGACGGGCGAGAGCCTGTCGAGCGCGGATGCCCGGTTCAGCGAGCTCAACGAGCCGGAGGTGAACATCACCTTCGACGCGGCGGGCGCGCGTGAGTTCGAGCGGCTCACCGAGGCGGGTGTGGGCCGGCGCATGGCCATCATCCTGGACGACTACGTGCAGTCGGCGCCGCGCATCAACGAGAAGATCGCCGGTGGCAGCGCGCGCATCACCATGGGCAACCCTGGCGGCAAGTCGCGCGAGGAGTGGTTCTCCGAGGCGCAGACGTTGGCGCTGGTGCTGAAGGCCGGTGCCTTGCCGGCGCCGGTGACCACGGGCGAGATTCGCCAGGTCGGTGCCTCCATGGGCGATGAGCTCATCCGCAAGGGCAGCCTGGCGGCGATCGTCGGCCTGGCGCTGGTGGTGGCCTTCATGGCCCTCTACTACAAGGGCGCGGGCCTCATCGCGGACGCGGCCCTGCTGCTCAACGGCCTGCTCATCCTGGCGGGACTGGCCATCTTCAACGCGACGCTGACCTTGCCGGGCATCGCCGGCTTCGTGCTGACGCTGGGCGTGGCGGTGGATGCCAACGTGCTCATCAACGAGCGCATCCGCGAGGAGCTGAGCCACGGCAAGACGGCCCGTCAGGCGGTGGACCAGGGGTATGACCGGGCGTTCTGGACCATCTTCGACTCGCACGTCACCGCGCTCATCGCCGGCTTCATCCTCTTCGCCACGGGGACCGGGCCCATCCGCGGCTTTGCCACGACGCTCATCGTGGGCCTGATCGCCTCGCTCTACACGTCCATCGTGGTGACGCGCACCATCACCACCTACTTCGTCCACGGCCGTAACGCCCAGACGGTCTCGGTCTGA
- the yajC gene encoding preprotein translocase subunit YajC — MESFLILAQAPGGGASPLVNLGFIGLLVAIMYFVMIRPQQKQMKSHRELLAGLKKGDEVVTQGGLVGKIHLVSDQTVTLEVASGVRIRVLKRSVYAKGAVADDAAPASVKPEDKKEEK; from the coding sequence GTGGAGAGCTTCCTGATTCTGGCACAGGCCCCGGGCGGCGGCGCGAGCCCACTGGTCAATCTGGGATTCATCGGCCTGCTGGTGGCCATCATGTATTTCGTGATGATCCGCCCCCAGCAGAAGCAGATGAAGTCCCACCGCGAGCTGTTGGCGGGGCTGAAGAAGGGCGACGAGGTCGTCACCCAGGGGGGATTGGTGGGGAAGATCCACCTGGTCTCCGATCAGACGGTGACCTTGGAAGTCGCCAGCGGGGTGCGCATCCGCGTGCTCAAGCGTTCCGTGTACGCCAAGGGAGCGGTCGCCGATGACGCGGCGCCGGCCTCGGTGAAGCCCGAAGACAAGAAGGAGGAGAAGTAA
- the tgt gene encoding tRNA guanosine(34) transglycosylase Tgt translates to MGEPKQKGDTRVAPGAVRFELLHEDPITRARRGRLHTPHGPIETPIFMPVGTVGSVKGVGPDDLLTLDAQIILGNTYHLMLRPGEALVGELGGLHRFISWNRPMLTDSGGFQVFSLSEKRKITEEGAAFQSHLDGSRHLLTPERSIDIQETLGADIIMAFDECPPATSERAYLEQSLARTTRWLHRCAKAWSRERSSLFGIVQGGLHEDLRKSHAEEVCAVDLPGYALGGYSVGESPEAMHDGVAFSAPLLPRGKPRYLMGVGTPVDLVTCVAAGVDMFDCVLPTRCARNGLLFTSEGKVVIRNAVYAKDPRPVDPTCTCYTCRTFSRAYLRHLFVAGEILAMRLNTLHNLHYFLGLMAEVRRAIAEDRYGAFVQEFRAKAAAQETERTRSR, encoded by the coding sequence ATGGGCGAGCCGAAGCAGAAGGGCGATACACGCGTGGCGCCGGGGGCGGTGCGCTTCGAACTGCTCCACGAGGACCCCATCACGCGGGCCCGGCGGGGCCGGCTGCACACCCCTCACGGGCCCATCGAAACGCCCATCTTCATGCCCGTGGGCACCGTGGGCAGCGTCAAGGGGGTCGGGCCCGATGACCTGCTCACCTTGGATGCGCAGATCATCCTTGGCAACACGTACCACCTGATGCTGCGGCCCGGCGAAGCGCTCGTGGGGGAACTGGGCGGCCTGCACCGCTTCATCTCCTGGAACCGCCCCATGCTCACCGACAGCGGCGGGTTCCAGGTCTTCAGCCTCTCGGAGAAGCGGAAGATCACCGAGGAGGGAGCCGCCTTCCAGTCCCACCTGGATGGCTCGCGCCACCTGCTCACCCCCGAGCGCTCCATCGACATCCAAGAGACGCTCGGCGCCGACATCATCATGGCGTTCGATGAGTGCCCCCCCGCCACCTCCGAGCGGGCCTACCTGGAGCAGTCCCTGGCGCGCACCACGCGCTGGCTGCACCGGTGCGCCAAGGCCTGGAGCCGCGAGCGCTCGTCCCTCTTTGGCATCGTCCAGGGCGGCCTGCACGAGGACCTGCGCAAGTCCCATGCCGAGGAGGTCTGCGCGGTGGACCTGCCCGGCTATGCGCTCGGCGGCTACTCGGTGGGCGAGAGCCCGGAGGCGATGCACGACGGGGTGGCCTTCTCCGCCCCCCTGCTGCCCCGTGGCAAGCCCCGCTACCTCATGGGGGTGGGCACCCCGGTGGACCTGGTCACCTGCGTGGCGGCCGGGGTGGACATGTTCGACTGCGTCCTGCCCACCCGGTGTGCGCGCAATGGCCTGCTCTTCACCTCGGAGGGCAAGGTCGTCATCCGCAATGCCGTGTATGCCAAGGACCCACGTCCGGTAGACCCCACCTGCACCTGCTACACGTGCCGCACCTTCAGCCGGGCCTACCTGCGGCACCTGTTCGTGGCGGGGGAGATCCTGGCCATGCGGCTCAACACCCTGCACAACCTGCACTACTTCCTGGGGTTGATGGCCGAGGTGCGCCGGGCCATCGCCGAGGACCGGTATGGGGCGTTCGTCCAGGAGTTCCGCGCCAAGGCCGCCGCGCAGGAGACCGAGCGCACCCGCTCCCGGTAG
- the queA gene encoding tRNA preQ1(34) S-adenosylmethionine ribosyltransferase-isomerase QueA, with product MSSRLSDYDFELPEAQIAQAPLGARDASRLMTVSRSTKACEHLRFADLPSLLRPGDVLVVNDARVIPARLLGAKVGTGGRVELLVVRPAASTMTSAALSLAAEAMDWICLGQASKGLKPGAQVAFGGGLVGEVLEGLGGGEYRVRFQAPPGGSLQALLEQAGRLPLPPYITREPDAADAERYQTLYARAPGAVAAPTAGLHFSEAIFEALDARGVRRVTVTLDVGPGTFLPVREEELDRHKMHPERYGVPEQTAAEVNAARAEGRRVVAVGTTVVRTLEAATDPATGLLRAGTGETVLFIRPGYAFRQVDLMLTNFHLPRSTLVMLVSALLGREHTLAAYQEAVREGYRFFSYGDAMLVTE from the coding sequence GTGTCGTCCCGTCTCTCTGATTACGACTTCGAGTTGCCCGAGGCCCAGATCGCACAGGCCCCCTTGGGGGCACGCGATGCCTCGCGCCTCATGACCGTCAGCCGGTCCACGAAGGCGTGCGAGCACCTCCGCTTCGCGGACCTGCCCAGCTTGCTGCGGCCGGGCGATGTCCTCGTGGTCAATGACGCGCGGGTCATCCCGGCCCGGCTGCTGGGCGCCAAGGTGGGCACTGGGGGACGCGTCGAGCTGCTCGTCGTCCGCCCTGCCGCCTCCACGATGACCTCCGCGGCGCTTTCCCTGGCCGCCGAGGCGATGGACTGGATCTGTCTGGGGCAGGCCTCCAAGGGCCTCAAGCCGGGGGCGCAGGTGGCTTTCGGGGGAGGGTTGGTGGGCGAGGTGCTGGAGGGGCTGGGAGGAGGGGAGTACCGGGTGCGCTTTCAGGCCCCTCCGGGCGGCTCCCTCCAGGCGTTGCTGGAGCAGGCGGGCCGGTTGCCCCTGCCGCCGTACATTACCCGCGAGCCGGATGCCGCGGATGCCGAGCGCTACCAGACCCTCTATGCCCGGGCACCCGGGGCCGTGGCGGCGCCGACGGCGGGGCTGCACTTCTCCGAGGCCATCTTCGAAGCCTTGGACGCGCGCGGCGTCCGGAGGGTGACGGTGACGCTCGACGTGGGGCCAGGCACCTTCCTCCCCGTGCGAGAGGAGGAACTGGACCGGCACAAGATGCACCCGGAGCGCTACGGCGTGCCTGAGCAGACCGCGGCCGAGGTGAACGCCGCCCGGGCGGAGGGACGCCGGGTGGTGGCGGTGGGCACCACGGTGGTGCGCACGCTCGAGGCGGCCACGGACCCCGCCACGGGCCTGCTGCGCGCGGGGACCGGGGAGACGGTGCTCTTCATCCGCCCAGGCTATGCCTTTCGCCAGGTGGACCTGATGCTCACCAACTTCCACCTTCCGCGCTCCACCCTGGTCATGCTGGTCAGTGCGCTGCTCGGCCGGGAGCACACGCTGGCGGCCTACCAGGAAGCCGTGCGCGAGGGGTACCGGTTCTTCTCCTATGGCGATGCCATGCTGGTGACGGAGTGA
- a CDS encoding SpoIID/LytB domain-containing protein, giving the protein MLRPVAFCLLCLLVSSPASALETMRIAMSEAGGEVQVSGPGLSSGADTEEATFQPLGTRQAIVRRRGKKLEVNGVLVAGSSVRFRSGEAAPGADASREKPLRAGGMEVRGDVVVRVYREGLQLINVIPLEEYLAAVLGSEMPVSFPPEALKAQAVAARTYALQKKLEAYGSSFYLGSSVLHQVYGGVNREDPRTLAAVEATRGEVLTYELAPIEAYFHASCGGRTESGLAALQRDLPYLQPAECPCGRLPASRWTATVSRAELQTALGGSPSGFRISGRTGTRRASRVSTSEGLSMDGPRFRQRLGYTKLKSLDFEVEETPHGYHFTGRGYGHGAGLCQWGAKALADGGWNYRDILSHYYPGTELQQLY; this is encoded by the coding sequence ATGTTGCGACCTGTTGCATTCTGCCTGCTGTGCCTCCTGGTGTCCTCTCCCGCGTCCGCTCTAGAGACGATGCGCATCGCCATGAGCGAGGCGGGAGGCGAGGTGCAGGTGAGCGGCCCGGGTCTCTCCTCTGGAGCGGATACCGAGGAGGCCACTTTCCAACCGCTTGGCACGCGTCAGGCCATCGTGCGCCGGCGCGGCAAGAAGCTGGAGGTCAATGGGGTCCTCGTGGCAGGAAGCTCGGTCCGCTTCCGCTCGGGCGAGGCGGCGCCGGGGGCGGATGCGTCCCGCGAGAAACCCCTGCGGGCGGGCGGCATGGAGGTGCGCGGGGACGTGGTGGTGCGGGTGTACCGGGAGGGGCTCCAGCTCATCAATGTCATCCCCCTCGAGGAGTACCTGGCGGCCGTGCTGGGCAGTGAGATGCCCGTCTCGTTTCCTCCTGAAGCCCTCAAGGCCCAGGCGGTGGCTGCCCGCACCTATGCGCTTCAGAAGAAGCTGGAGGCCTACGGGAGCTCCTTCTACTTGGGCAGCAGCGTGCTCCATCAAGTGTATGGCGGCGTCAACCGGGAGGATCCTCGCACCCTGGCCGCCGTGGAGGCCACGCGCGGCGAGGTGCTCACCTACGAGCTGGCCCCCATCGAGGCCTACTTCCATGCCTCTTGCGGAGGGCGCACGGAGTCAGGCCTGGCCGCGCTCCAGCGCGATCTGCCCTACCTCCAGCCCGCCGAGTGTCCCTGCGGTCGGCTGCCCGCAAGCCGCTGGACCGCCACCGTCAGCCGGGCAGAGCTGCAAACCGCGCTGGGAGGCTCTCCTTCCGGGTTCCGGATCTCCGGCCGCACGGGGACACGCCGCGCATCCCGGGTAAGCACTTCGGAGGGCCTCTCGATGGATGGCCCCCGCTTCCGGCAGCGGCTGGGGTACACGAAGCTCAAGAGCCTGGACTTCGAGGTGGAGGAGACGCCCCACGGCTACCACTTCACCGGGCGTGGGTATGGCCATGGGGCCGGGCTGTGCCAGTGGGGCGCCAAGGCACTGGCGGATGGTGGCTGGAACTACCGGGACATCCTCTCCCACTACTACCCAGGGACCGAGTTGCAGCAGCTCTACTGA